From Arachis hypogaea cultivar Tifrunner chromosome 3, arahy.Tifrunner.gnm2.J5K5, whole genome shotgun sequence:
tctatcaaaagattccacctatatgaatataagagtggtgccgctctaatcgagaattttagaggttttattctcgtaaatattcatgaaaccaggatgagcacaaggccatataagtgcttaaaattgtaaactcttgaacttggagggtataagtaacgtgtgtgatttttggtactagcatatggagtataggtttaatcgattagacacctattactttgttagaactttaaaatttacactaaaagaatgtttaatcttagtgacacattctttatgcatatacttgtctgacatttaaattttgtaaatagtggGAGATTGAAGagtatttacaaatttgattaattaatattattaatattattattaatattaataaacggttactaaccgttttgtaccatttggttgaagggacacaaccttttaaggattgtgtatgttcaaaatattGTGTCTATTGGCTAAAGGGATACAACTCTTTAAGAGTTTtatatgttcaaaacattgtatctattggcaatagaaatgacacaaccatttgtatacgtaattaatcataattgctacgtgcaatatgtataaataagtccttgtCCACTATTTCAGATATGAAGTACTAAGCGTACAGTTTACACTACtattaagagattttctttgttcaagagagttgagaatttcttactattactaattaagaaattcttaggtttcattatATTTTGGGAGAGTATTGTTATCAAacctatagcaactaagtgtggggacaaatatctctctaaaaaaagcgatctaatcgtgccttaaaaccactacacaaatataagattttgtcatcttacCATCTTCATGTACCCAAcaataacttattcaattcaaTACTATTCATTCATAATAAGGGGTTGGTATAGCCAAGAGAGGTGATTTCAAATGCAGGACTAGTCCATAAAATTTAGACAAGTCCAATTCCTTAGAACCAGCAGGCAAATCCCAATCAAAATGATAAACAAGGTTAGCCAGCACAGTTTCATCAAGAGCAGTGGCAAACTGCAGCCCAGGGCACCCTCTCCTTCCTGCACCAAAAGGAATAAACTGAAAATCACGCCCTTTGAAATCCACCGAACTGTTTAAGAACCTCTCTGGCTTGAACTCAAGTGGCTGGTCCCAACACTTTGGGTCCGTTGCAACGGCCCATGCATTCACCAACACCTGTGTTCCAGCTTCAATGTCATACCCTTTCAGCTTGATGCCTTTGGTGGATTCTCTAGGAACTAGAACTGGAAGTGAAGGGTGCAACCGAAGTGTTTCTTTGATCACAGCTTTCAAGTAGTTCATGTGAACCAAATCTTGTTCGGTTATGTTGCTTCTGTTTCCAACAACAGTTCTCACTTCATCTTGAAGTTTGTGCATAATTGCTGGCCGTTTTAACAGTTCCGCCATTGCCCATTCTAGCACAGTGTACGTAGGGTCCGTACCTGCCGTAAACATGTCCTGCATAAATAATTCGCATTAAAtatgtattaataatttaaaattttacttaatcaacaattacaaTAATTAATAGTCATATTAACAAGTTTCAACAAAATTGAAGTCAAAATTAATTAAGTTGGAAAAAAGAACTGTCATCTACCATTAACGACAAAATTCTCTAAAAAatggttatttattttattataaatacatagacatcttaatatatattcaaaactcaatttataaaaaaatttactaaaatctttgttaacttaagcatcagaattTTTTATTGGTATCACTCTTTAACTTCCTCACAAGAAACTCAAACGGTAGCATTTGACACCAGAAAacacaatttcaaaaaaaatttaagccTCACGTTCAGGTCTAAATCTATTTGTTTTAGGTAATCTATAAAAcacaaattattaaaattaaattattctcttaaaaagtGTGTGGTATTTACAATAGTtgacataaaattaaatatttttaatcagaaaaactataaataaataatttttaactagTCAACTTTCAATAAttacaattaataattattaattttgtatttttttaaaataaaatttaaataatcactaattaataataattaattagtacgaaatataatttaaaaatacttatTAACTTGTTATTGACTAAATTCCTACTAATTATCTCACGAAATTGAACAACAAATGACTCTTAAtctcttaggtagcgtttggtggggAGACAGATattgaaagactgagactgagagacagagactaagagacagagactgaaataagttttagtattctatttggtgccaagtgagagacaaaaattgaaacaagaataaaattctaatttaatttgcacaaaggataaaattggaattaattaattaaaatgagagtattttaggtataaaatattattaaagtttcagtctctatttttaaaaatatcagtCTCTTGTGTCCCTACATTTTGGAGtcactgaaatactgaaattttggggacaaagacaaaaattttagtgccagtctctaaaccaacaaacatgatactgtgtctcaatctctcagtctctgtcccaatactgtaaAATAAATGCTACCTTATAGTAAGCTTCCTCTACCTGCCGATTCTATTAGGAAAGGAGACggttaaaagaagaaaagaaaacataatCCTTGATTTTCTATTAGGACTTTAAATACTTTAACCATCCTAAAAGCTTTCAAGTAAGAATAGAGTTGATTATTGACTAATTTAGCCTCCATTATTATTGATGTGGACCGAAAGACTGAAAGTTTAAAATATAGCTGGGAAAGCAAGGCCGATCAACTTAATGGAGTTCTAAATCGTTAAGCACAAATCTAGGTATATGTACGGTTTGCTTCTCATCCACTCATATCCTAGTTGCGTTGATTAACTAACTTTGGCACTATCTATGGGAGACAAATCTTTCTaagataaaaaaactaaaaaagtcgatttaaaaaaaaaaggtctgATAATCTTTCTCATCTTAgaagaattcttttttttttttgttcaaaaacCATTACTTTAAGAGGAGGGTCACGGGTCGCACACTAGtatactaacaaaaaaaaaaaaaaacgaacctttattatgtaattaacaaaatttaagaGTATCATAAGGAGGAGTGCTGGAAAGTTAGCAGAATTTGTGATGTTTAACCATTAATTAGTcatcatcaatatttttattaatagtgtGAGATGACATCTAATGGtgtaagattaattatttttctttcgaTGGTTAAGTACTGTTCAGATTTCAACAAAAATGCTAGTCTCCTAGATTTTTTTGTATGATAAATAACAAGATATATGATAAGTTGATAACTACTATTCCTCATTTTGTAAAATAAATCTGAGTATcattattgtgaaaaataatttattagagAATAAGATAGCAATTGCctaaataacatatatatcaaACTCAAATATTTCTTACCACGAGTATTGCCTTCATTGTTGTTGTGTCAAACTCAAATCCAACAGCGTTACTGTTCTTGACAGAAAGCAAAACatccacaaaatcatcaacattATCAGTAAGTCCCTCTTGTTCTTTCCTTTTCCCAGAACTAACATGCTCCGCAATCACTTGATCCAAAAACTCATCGAGACGCTTGGCCACTCTTGACGCTCTTTTATAAGAACCATCAACCTTGTTCAACCAACTAAGCCATGGAATATAGTCCCCTATTGATGTTGTACCCAACAAGTCTCCAAACTCCAAAACCAGCTCCTGAAACTTGCACCCTTCTCCTCCTCCACGGTATCTCCTCCCTAGAGCACTTCTACACAATATGTCATTTGTAACACCGAAGAATATCTCAGACAAGTTTAACGgcatagaaaaagaagaagaagcaaactcTTTGATGGTTTCAACCATTCTTGCAGCTTCTTCCTCCCTAATAAGGCCGTACGATTGAACCCTTTTGTTGCTCAGAAGGTGTAACACGGCTAGGCTCCTTATCTGCCTCCAGTATTCACCTGCGTTACATAAAATACGAGAATGAGATATTTTAGAgggtaataatatatatatatatatatatatatatataactttgctATACTTGCGGTATGTAGTCAATCTCAAACCCGATAAAGAAAAACTTTGCGATACTTGCGATATGTAGTCGATCTCAAACCCGATAAAGGAAGAGGACGTTGTTAGGCCTTTGACAACTAATATAAAAACTTAGTCAAATTTTTATGACATATATCAAAAGCGTTATTGCGCTAAAGTTAGATCATTGTCCGAAAACAACGCAGTGTATAGTCCGTGTACATTGTCAAATAagtaagagccgctgcatcggtgcccgggtGTAGCATTAAATGAGTAAAGGTTCCCgtgttttcgtgaacggacgaagATAAATAAGTtagttcacaaagaaaaaggtaaaAGTAAGGATCGGAGCGATAGAAGGTTGAAATTTGAGACATGGAACATAAGCACTCTAACAAGAAAATCTATAAAGGTGGTGGATACCATGACAAGAAGGAAGATTAACatcatgtgcctacaagaaacaaaatgggtcGGTGCGAAAGTTAGGTAGTTGGATACTTTCGGGTTCAAACTTTAGTATATAGAAAAAGGTGAACAATAAGAATGGAGTAGGTATTATCATGGATAAACAATGGAAGAAGGaggtagtggatgtcaagagggtggacgatcggatcatctctatcaaacttatgGTGGAATGAGGTatttttcatgtgattagcgcatatgcaccgcaagtgggttcggacgagcaACACAAGATAAAATTTTGTGATGGTTTAGAGAGTTTGGTCTAAGACATATCTTcgagagataagattttcttacgAAGAGACTTAAATGGCCATGATGGAAGAGAAGTGATTTGGTACgaaagtattcacggaggccatagtTTCGGGATGGTCAATACCGATGGTAAAACTATTTtagacttttcctcaacctttgaccTCCTCATCATaaatatatgttttaaaaaaagAGACAAACATCTTATAATCTATAGGAGTGACATGATAAGCTCttaaatcgacttcttcttgttgaagaGAGTCGActgaaaattttgcattaattgtaaaattattccggaagagagtttaacaacacaacataAGATGTTTGTCATGAATTTTTGCGTTGAgtaaaaattgagaaaaagacatcatacgaagaacccaagaaCGAGATAGTAGCGGAGGAAAGGTGAGGAACAGAGAAGTTTCATAAGACGAGTAGGAGAAAAGGCAAAGTGAGAAGAGGATAGAAGCGTGGAGGAGATGTAGAGGGGGATAGtggaagttattagaagaacaataaaagaaaattttggtaaaTTTAGAAAGATAGGGCCAAGAGACAACGAGTTCTGGTGGTGAAATGCGAGAGTATAAGAAAAGATAAAGGCaaaaagagaatgctttaaagagtggtatTTGTGTCGCAAtacaaataaatagaaaaaatataagatGGCTAAGAAAGAGATAAAAGTGGATGTAAGTGAAGTAAGAATAAGAGcatatgaagatctctaccaaTCTTTAAgcatgaagaaagaagaaaaatgtatatatagaatcgcaaagagtctTAAAAGAAGAACGAAAGACTTgtatcaggttaagtgcataaaaaataaagacaaagagGTTTTGGCTCAAGATGAGAATATCAATGATAGGTGGAAGagttacttctacgagttatttaataaaTGACAGAAAACTCTTCCGAGTCTTGGTGGGTTATGCACGAGGGAAGAATATTAAAACTTCAACTATTATCGAAAAGGTTCGAGATTTCGAGGTAAAAGAAGTTTTAAAGTGGAAGAAAAATAGTAGGGCAGTAGGACCCGATAATATTCCGATTGAAGTTTAGAAGGGCCTTGGAGAGAAAGGCATAaattggttaaccaagctttttaataagattttaaagtaaaaaaaaatgtcAGATGAGTGAAAAAAGAGCACCTTAGTACCTATCTTCAAGAATAAAGGGAATATGCAGAGTTACAAAAAGTATAGAGGGATCAAGTTCATGAGCCATATCATGAAGTTATGGAAAATAATGATAAAATGGAGGTTGAGACAAGAGACATAAATAACAGAAAACCAATTTTATTTTATGCCAAACAGATCCAGCATTGAAGCTacatacctattaagaaggatgatggagaggtaacgtaataataaaagggatctacatatagtgtttattgatttggaaaaagcgtacacTAGGGTGCCAATAAAGGTCTTATGGAAGATtttggaaagaaagagaataaggatcgcatatattcgtgcaattaaagacatgtatgatgggactACAagtagtgtgaagactcaaggtggcgTGCCAgagaaattttctattggtatacgGTTACActaggatcatccttaagtccatatattttcacattagtcttggaagtgcTCATAAAGCATATCCAAGAGCCTGTCTCATGATGCATGTTTTTTGCCGATGATAGGAGAGTTAAGGAAAGAGCTAAATAAAAAGTTGGAtttattgagagaagctctaAAAGTGTATAGTTTACGCATAAGccatagcaagacggaatatatggaatgtaagttcggctACCAAAGGAAAAATCCTAATGCAAatgtgaagattggagaaaacatcctacaaaatttgtgataaaaaaaagtgcctttaaaatttaaaagtaaattctatcgcactgctatcaGACTGGTTATGCTTTATGACACAGAGTGTTGGGCGATCAACGGGGAGCACGAATATAAGTTAAGTGTTGCAGAGATGAAAATGTTGATATGGTCATATGGATGAGTGATCATATGCGATTGGATATAATAAGGAACGAATATATAAGAGGAAGaaagttggagtagcacctattgtgaaaaagatggtagaattATGTCTCAAGTGGTTTGGATATATGAGAAGAAGATCAACAGAATACTCAGTAAGGAGGgtagatgagatggaagatggacaatggGTGAAAGGTAGAGGGTGATATAGGAAgatcatccatgaggtggtcaaacaaaatctacatataaacggtctctctgtagacatgatatatGATAGAGTTCAATGGCATTATTTGATCCATGTAGTCGAtcccacctagtgggacaagacttgagcaataaaaaaaagggtaaagtatactttttgtccctgaagtttactaaaagtttcaaaaatatccctaagtttttatttgtttcaattttgtccctcaagttttcaatttgcatcaattttacccttattattaattttttgataattaatatttttcttttcaaatatacCCCTCCCTTATTATacctatcatcatcatcatcacaaccatctgtctctatttctttctctcttttcatcttcACCGTTCTCTCCACCCCATCATCATCACAACCCTctgtctctctttctttctctccatcTCCATCACCACCATCTCCGTTGAACCCCAACCTTCGATGACCAccacctttttcttcttcttcgcgcAAACCCAGCAACAACGAAGCCATCGCTCTTCCTCCTTCTCTGTTAGCAAACCCAGCCTCATTAATTATTAGTACTAGTTGGGTTAATACCCCTTTTTTTTGTTTCCAGATTTCACACAAAGCAAAGCAAAATCTTTTTGCTGCCACACCAACCTGAAACCCTGACCCCAACAACAaagtttcttccttttttttgtttccaGATTTCACACAAAGCAAAGCAAAATCCTTTTGCCGCCACACCAACCTAAAACCCTGACCCCAACAACAAAGTTTCTTCATTTCAATATTACTCGTACTATACTTCattgtaaaattaataacacaaaaatTAAATGCCAAAGAACCAAACATGATTCATTCCAACACACTACTTCTTCTCATTTCTCAAAATGCCAACAttcaaaacaaataaatttatcaTCATGACCATGATCATACTCCAACCTCCTCTCCtctcccaaaaaaaaattaaaaaattaaaaaaaagagaaaaaataagaagaaaaggagGATGAGAGAAAAGACCACATCTTTAAACACCTGCATCATCAAAAAGTATGGTTTTTTTTAAAACTTCATTGTTGGGCAAAAATGCATGCTTTTTGAAATTTCAATGAACATATTGAGAGTGAAAAGTGGTAAGAGTATTGCTAGAGGGATCTTGCGAGAAGAGCTCCTCCAAAAATCGGTTCCATAGAACCTATCCCACATCTCATTCTCTGTTTGCTAACAGAGAAGGAGGAAGAGCGATGGCTTCGTTGTGTCTGGGTTTgcgcgaagaagaagaaaaagggtggTGGTCATCGAAGATTGGGGCTCAACGAAGATGGTGGTGATGGAgatggagaaaaagaaagagagacagAGGGTTGTGATGATGATGGGGTGGAGAGGACGGTgaagatgaaaagagagaaagaaagagagacagagggttgtgatgatgatgatgataggtATAATAAGGGAGGGgtatatttgaaaagaaaaatattaattatcaaaaaattagtaataaggataaaattgatgcaaatAGAAAATTtgagggacaaaattgaaacaaatcaaaacttagagatatttttgaaacttttaacaaatttcagggacaaaaagtatactttatcctaaaaaaaattttgtatgtaTTTAAGTTGTGTCAAATGATATAGTATTGAAGGATATTTATAGATactaagagaattaaaatattaaatacgtaatatcctataataaatattcagatatgttaaataattttaatggAAACTAATTGATCATAATATATTCTAGCATCTCTCGTCAATCTCAAATGGCAAtatgagtttgaaacttatttaaaataacaaaataaaaagaaatacatAAACTGATGGAACAGACGCAGACAAAACGGTCGCAAAAAAGTACAGACAGAACTGGCGGAAGAAAACACAAACAGATCTGTCACAAGAAAAGAATAGATAGAACTGTTGGAAGGAAGCGCAAACAGAACTACCGCAAGAAAAGCACAGACACAGCTGTCGCAAAAAAAAGCGCAGACGAAACTACTACAAGGAAAGCGCAAACAAAACTGTCGCAATGAAAGTGCAGACAAAACTACCACAAAAAAAGCACAAACAAAATTGTCGAAAAGATGGCGAATTGTTCGAAAATTGTCGAAACCCCGAAAAGGTGGCAAACTGGGAAGAGATGGTAAAATGTCGGAGGATGACGAAAGGTCGGAAGGTGATGAAAGATATATAATTTATCCATAAGAATAAATAATCAGATGACAATagtgtttgatttattaagactTGGAAAAATACAAGACGGAGAGAATAGGCTAATCTGTGAGGTGAAAAAACATCAAAAgaatgacaaaataaaaaaaaaccgacataaaaaaaagtgtaaaaaatacagtaatttcataataaaaaataacatattctCTTCAAGAAATATACTATAATTCTAATATCGTGTTAGAAAGAtaagagaataataaaaaaatttatatgtatttaaatttatagatattaaaagaataaaaataataaatatttaatattctataataaatatttaaatatattaaataattttaataaaaaataattcatgcTCGTATATTTTATCCAGCCCTACTCACCATAAGGAGAGGTGGCTATGTCCTTGGAATCATACAAGAGTATCTCACTCGTCTTCCGCGGTGGCCGGTTGGAGAACACCAAGTCGTGCGTCTTCATCACTTCTTCCGCCATGTCGGCCGAAGACACCACCAGCACCGGAACGTTCCCGAAGTGAAGGAGCATCAAGGGGCCATGTTTCTCAGCCAAGCTTTTGAGTGACCGGTGCGGGAACAAACCTACTTGGTGCAAGTTTCCGAGTATGGGTAGTTTTGGAGGTGAAGGAGGTGAGTTTTTGTCTGTGTGTTTGAAATACTGCCATTTCATGATGAGTACGATAATGAACAAAGATAGTAATATGATGGTGGTGAACAGATCCATGGTGGCATAAACAGAGAGTGCTCAAGTTTCTAGTACCTGTGAAAAGGTTTCAAGCTGTTGTGAAAGATGAGAAAGAATGCTAACCAATGATCCAATGTTTGAACTATTAATTTTTTCCCTCGAGTTTCTGTATTCGTTTTACAccaaatttaaaacttaaaacagcATCACTATTATCAATTCTTTGTTTTGTGGACTCAAAAAGTCAATATGCCCAACCACATGTTCACATGTGTTGAGCTTATCGTAAGGAGTTTTGAATAGTTATGATAGTTTATTTGAGTTTAAACTTTAaataatataaagtattttacacaattatataattatatttatttttttggatgattatttatgtaattaatataaaaaataattatttttaatgatataatattatataattagatatatgTGCAGaactattttatactgataatacattaaaattaaattctttattttattcGAAGTTTCAAACTAGAAAGCAAGCACCACGTTTGCATTATTTACTGCTCTGAATCTTACAAGCTGAAAGGACCCGGGTAATtacaacttgaaaaattaaagcaTTAAAATTACAACTTTACTCACCATGGACAAGAGAAGAAGACTGATATAGGGAATAAGTTTAATTATATAcatagtaaaatataaataaaagaagtttttatatataatatttatgatTTGGTATGAAAATTGACTGGACCGGAAGATCCAAATGATTTTTGTCATGATTTCTTTGTTTATATATTAatgtaattctttttctttttaacaaTATACGAAATCTTgagttaaaagaaagaaaaaatcttTCTCATAACCCTGATAAGTTAAAAAGGAGAAATTTATTATCCTATTACAATCTCGTGttgaataagtaaaaaatatttgaaacttGTCGTTAGAAAgaaaaaccaaatttttgtaaTATTGAAGTTACAGGAGTTATACTTACTTTGTCCCACATTAGGACAAAAAATAAATCATCTGTTTTTAGTCCACTATATATTTAAATGTAATGTAATGGACTTGAGAGCCAGTctggtatatatatttttttaaagaggaGTGTAGGAACCAAtaaatttttaatggtgtgaaattatatttaatggtgtgaaatttttcacttttttttttccggttaagTGCTGGCCGAATTTTAACAAAAGTGTTAGTCCCTTAGACTTTCtcctttttaaatatcttttattatatatatattatttctaaaatttaaaccattaattaattaaaatgtaatGCACATTCCATAATGACTAATACCATAATCATTATTTTTcgcatttaataaataaattgccTAACTGTGAAAACTGGTTCAGCCGCCacagttttaaaaattaattttccttctcttctttgaGTAGTTTAGAAGTTTagataataatagaaataaataaataatatattgctTCCGCCGTTGGGCATTGACTTGATCCAAATTGTAATAAGATATTCATCATGAAGGTTCATCTGCTATTTCATCTTCTAATCCaaatttctaatatatattttcagGTTTCATCCATTTCATTGGCATGTTAGTAATAATGTACGGCACTTCCAAAGTCACAGGCTTACGCTTTCATATAACCTGATCATCTTTCATGATGTTGAAAACACATCATGCTGAATTTCTCTATATTCTTTCTATTCTTGGCTTATTAATTTATCAGAGTTAATACGCGAAAGTTTCGGTTATGCATCAAACGAAATCATCTTGTGCCCATGTAGGTTTAAAACCAATATTTGATTACAGAACATAAGGAGCAACGATCAATGAAATACTAATTGGAAAGAACCCGAAATCATTTGTGTTTGTAAAATGTAAACTGACATATGATTAATGCACAGATATCTACTTAAATATTATGATTATTTAACACTGATTCAATCTCGGCTTATGTCAAGTTGccgaaaatatgaagaaaaaggaCGCGGCTATTCTACATGAGCatttataacaaaatatataagCTTCTGATACACGAAAAATGaatgaataaacaaaaaatattgaaaaaattacTACCATTGATTACACACACAACTATGCTAATAATAATGCAACCCACTATTAATTTTCTGTATACATCATCACCAGCATGGTGATACAAATATAGGACATGGTATAGCATTCATAAAGTATATGTAACTTGGTCAGACTCTGTAATGAACTAAGCTGCAGCAGTCCCATTTTGTGTGGAGTAACAAAAACCTAACTTACGCTGTGGCTGTACAGAGTTTTCCGATGTGCTGGGCTTTCATCGAATTCTGCACGATTCAATGACTTCACTAACTGCTTTATGAGTCTCTGGTGAAATCATGTTCAATGACAGATGAAATTCCTGCAGAAAGAGATATCATCATGAGCTAAGAAAAGTATCAAAGGTGCAAAGTCCGATTTTTGTTTGAAGTGGTAAAGTCGCAAGCCCTAGGCATAAGATGTAGGCATCTCCATTGAAGCATATATTTCAAAAGATCCTCACATGAGGTTGGCTCAATCATAGAAATCTGATGACTTCTGGTCAAAAAGCATTCTAGCAACTAAGTTTTAGAAAGTATTCCTTCTGAGATATGATATGCAGCAAGCTCAAACTAGACTTTTGAAGATTATATTCTCATTTTATGCAAACTCCAAACTAAATATGATAGTTGGCCCACTCATATTAAAGTTCCCAAACTAAAACCAAACTCTAGTTACccttcccaaaaaaaaaaggataataaATTATACTATTTCTCACTAGTTTTCCAGTTTTATCTCAATGGTTATAGCAACATACCACAAATCTGTCCAACACAGGCACAAGAATAGATAAGTTGTGATCTGGGAGATGGTCAGCAATTGCCGCTCGGATGCTCTT
This genomic window contains:
- the LOC112791446 gene encoding cytochrome P450 736A117: MDLFTTIILLSLFIIVLIMKWQYFKHTDKNSPPSPPKLPILGNLHQVGLFPHRSLKSLAEKHGPLMLLHFGNVPVLVVSSADMAEEVMKTHDLVFSNRPPRKTSEILLYDSKDIATSPYGEYWRQIRSLAVLHLLSNKRVQSYGLIREEEAARMVETIKEFASSSFSMPLNLSEIFFGVTNDILCRSALGRRYRGGGEGCKFQELVLEFGDLLGTTSIGDYIPWLSWLNKVDGSYKRASRVAKRLDEFLDQVIAEHVSSGKRKEQEGLTDNVDDFVDVLLSVKNSNAVGFEFDTTTMKAILVDMFTAGTDPTYTVLEWAMAELLKRPAIMHKLQDEVRTVVGNRSNITEQDLVHMNYLKAVIKETLRLHPSLPVLVPRESTKGIKLKGYDIEAGTQVLVNAWAVATDPKCWDQPLEFKPERFLNSSVDFKGRDFQFIPFGAGRRGCPGLQFATALDETVLANLVYHFDWDLPAGSKELDLSKFYGLVLHLKSPLLAIPTPYYE